One Natator depressus isolate rNatDep1 chromosome 6, rNatDep2.hap1, whole genome shotgun sequence DNA window includes the following coding sequences:
- the LARGE2 gene encoding xylosyl- and glucuronyltransferase LARGE2 isoform X1 yields the protein MLRSWRGKLKLLLATVTLVILLSWLCVFVGSSEYGRSLLLSPCLGDRPSQDLEREALASQVRKVEEENLQLRLQLSQSRAQAGAVEGSDGSQQWAASFEDGDAPGDDRSNRTGCPKQQMVQKCELLHVAIVCAGHNASRDVVTLVKSILFHRKNPLHFHLITDSVAQQILQTLFQSWIVPSVYVSFYNADDLKAEVSWIPNKHYSGIYGLMKLTLTKALPSNLSKVIVLDTDITFATDIAELWAVFGKFSDKQVIGLVENQSDWYLGNLWKNHKPWPALGRGFNTGVILLLLERLRRIGWEQMWRLRAEQELMSMLSTSLADQGFPSNSWGREGRSSRGVQFSMCSPVILFQDIFNAVIKQSPVLVYKLPCFWNVQLSDHTLSEQCYSDVSDLKVIHWNSPKKLRVKNKHVEFFRNLYLTFLEYDGNLLRRELFGCASLLSPPRNQLQQALEDLDEDDPCYDFRRQHLMLHRIHLFFLQYEVLASPDPADVTLVAQLSMDRLQMLEAICKHWAGPISLALYMSDAEAQQFLRYAQGSEVLSNRRNVAYHIVYKEGQFYPVNLLRNVALTNAQTPYVFLTDIDFLPMYGLYDYLRNSIRQLELPQRKAALIVPAFETLHYRLTFPKSKAELLSMLDMGSLYTFRYHVWPKGHAPTDYAKWRTATVPYRVEWQPDFEPYVVVRRDCPQYDQRFVGFGWNKVSHIMELDAQEYELLVLPNAFMIHMPHAPSFDISKFRLSAGYRGCLQTLREEFHQDLSRRYGAAALKYLTAERSL from the exons ATGGCCGTTCCCTCCTATTGTCTCCTTGCCTTGGGGACCGGCCGAGCCAGGACCTGGAGCGAGAGGCCTTGGCATCTCAGGTGCGCAAGGTGGAAGAGGAAAACCTGCAACTGCGCCTGCAGCTCAGCCAGTCTCGGGCGCAAGCTGGGGCTGTGGAGGGGAGTGATGGCAGCCAGCAGTGGGCAGCCTCCTTTGAGGATGGGGATGCCCCAGGGGATGACAGGAGCAACCGCACAGGCTGCCCCaagcagcagatggtgcagaagtgTGAG CTCCTGCACGTAGCGATTGTGTGTGCTGGTCACAATGCGAGCCGAGACGTGGTCACCCTGGTGAAATCCATCCTCTTCCACAG GAAGAACCCTCTCCATTTCCACCTCATCACGGACTCGGTGGCTCAACAGATCCTGCAGACTCTCTTCCAGTCCTGGATAGTGCCCTCCGTCTACGTTAGCTTCTACAACGCAGACGATTTGAAG GCAGAGGTGTCGTGGATTCCCAACAAGCATTACTCTGGGATTTACGGGCTGATGAAGCTGACGCTCACTAAGGCGCTGCCCTCCAACCTCTCCAAGGTCATTGTCCTGGACACAGACATCACCTTTGCCACCGACATCGCTGAGCTGTGGGCTGTCTTCGGGAAGTTCTCCG ACAAGCAGGTGATTGGGCTGGTGGAGAACCAGAGTGACTGGTACCTGGGAAACCTCTGGAAGAACCACAAGCCATGGCCAGCGCTTGGACGTGGCTTCAACACAG GGgtgatcctgctgctgctggagcgcCTGCGCCGGATTGGCTGGGAGCAGATGTGGCGGCTGAGGGCGGAGCAGGAGCTCATGAGCATGCTGTCCACCTCGCTGGCAGATCAG GGTTTCCCCTCCAACTCTTGGGGGCGGGAAGGAAGGTCCTCCAGAGGTGTCCAGTTCTCCATGTGCTCACCGGTGATTCTCTTCCAGGACATCTTTAATGCAGTGATTAAGCAGAGCCCAGTGCTGGTGTACAAGCTCCCCTGCTTCTGGAATGTGCAGCTGTCTGACCATACCCTCTCAGAGCAGTGTTACTCAGATGTCTCTGATCTTAAG GTGATCCACTGGAACTCGCCCAAGAAGCTGCGGGTGAAGAACAAGCATGTGGAGTTCTTCCGGAACCTCTACCTGACCTTCCTAGAGTACGATGGGAACCTGCTGCGCAGGGAGCTCTTTGGTTGTGCCAGCCTGCTAAGCCCACCCAGAAACCAA ctGCAGCAAGCCCTGGAGGACCTCGATGAGGATGACCCCTGCTATGATTTCCGCCGGCAGCACCTTATGCTGCACCGCATCCACCTGTTCTTCCTGCAGTATGAGGTCCTGGCCTCACCTGACCCTGCTGATGTCACCCTGGTGGCCCAGCTCTCCATGGACAG GTTACAGATGCTGGAGGCAATCTGCAAACACTGGGCAGGCCCCATCAGCCTGGCGCTGTACATGTCGGACGCAGAGGCCCAGCAGTTCCTGCGCTATGCCCAGGGCTCGGAGGTGTTGAGCAACCGCAGGAACGTCGCCTACCACATTGTGTACAAGGAGGGGCAGTTCTACCCTGTCAACCTACTGCGCAACGTTGCGCTGACCAACGCACAGACACCCTATGTCTTTCTGACGGACATCGACTTCCTGCCCATGTATGGGCTCTACGATTACCTCAG GAACTCCATCCGGCAGCTGGAGCTGCCCCAGCGGAAGGCAGCGCTCATCGTGCCAGCGTTTGAGACTCTGCACTACCGTCTTACCTTCCCCAAGTCCAAAGCAGAGCTGCTCTCCATGCTGGACATGGGCTCCCTCTACACCTTCAG gTACCATGTGTGGCCAAAGGGCCATGCCCCAACTGACTATGCCAAGTGGCGAACAGCCACGGTGCCGTACCGTGTGGAGTGGCAGCCGGACTTTGAGCCTTACGTTGTAGTGAGGCGTGACTGCCCCCAGTATGACCAGAGATTCGTGGGCTTTGGTTGGAACAAGGTGTCCCATATCATGGAGCTTGATGCCCAG GAGTACGAGCTGCTGGTCCTGCCCAATGCCTTCATGATCCACATGCCTCACGCCCCCAGCTTTGACATCTCCAAGTTCCGCTTGAGCGCTGGCTACCGGGGCTGCCTGCAGACACTGCGGGAGGAGTTCCACCAGGACCTGTCGCGTAGGTATGGCGCTGCCGCACTCAAATACCTCACTGCCGAGAGGAGCCTGTGA
- the LARGE2 gene encoding xylosyl- and glucuronyltransferase LARGE2 isoform X2, producing MLRSWRGKLKLLLATVTLVILLSWLCVFVGSSEYGRSLLLSPCLGDRPSQDLEREALASQVRKVEEENLQLRLQLSQSRAQAGAVEGSDGSQQWAASFEDGDAPGDDRSNRTGCPKQQMVQKCELLHVAIVCAGHNASRDVVTLVKSILFHRKNPLHFHLITDSVAQQILQTLFQSWIVPSVYVSFYNADDLKAEVSWIPNKHYSGIYGLMKLTLTKALPSNLSKVIVLDTDITFATDIAELWAVFGKFSDKQVIGLVENQSDWYLGNLWKNHKPWPALGRGFNTGVILLLLERLRRIGWEQMWRLRAEQELMSMLSTSLADQGFPSNSWGREGRSSRGVQFSMCSPVILFQDIFNAVIKQSPVLVYKLPCFWNVQLSDHTLSEQCYSDVSDLKVIHWNSPKKLRVKNKHVEFFRNLYLTFLEYDGNLLRRELFGCASLLSPPRNQLQQALEDLDEDDPCYDFRRQHLMLHRIHLFFLQYEVLASPDPADVTLVAQLSMDRLQMLEAICKHWAGPISLALYMSDAEAQQFLRYAQGSEVLSNRRNVAYHIVYKEGQFYPVNLLRNVALTNAQTPYVFLTDIDFLPMYGLYDYLRNSIRQLELPQRKAALIVPAFETLHYRLTFPKSKAELLSMLDMGSLYTFRYHVWPKGHAPTDYAKWRTATVPYRVEWQPDFEPYVVVRRDCPQYDQRFVGFGWNKVSHIMELDAQEYELLVLPNAFMIHMPHAPSFDISKFRLSAGYRGCLQTLREEFHQDLSRRAVFLLCHSC from the exons ATGGCCGTTCCCTCCTATTGTCTCCTTGCCTTGGGGACCGGCCGAGCCAGGACCTGGAGCGAGAGGCCTTGGCATCTCAGGTGCGCAAGGTGGAAGAGGAAAACCTGCAACTGCGCCTGCAGCTCAGCCAGTCTCGGGCGCAAGCTGGGGCTGTGGAGGGGAGTGATGGCAGCCAGCAGTGGGCAGCCTCCTTTGAGGATGGGGATGCCCCAGGGGATGACAGGAGCAACCGCACAGGCTGCCCCaagcagcagatggtgcagaagtgTGAG CTCCTGCACGTAGCGATTGTGTGTGCTGGTCACAATGCGAGCCGAGACGTGGTCACCCTGGTGAAATCCATCCTCTTCCACAG GAAGAACCCTCTCCATTTCCACCTCATCACGGACTCGGTGGCTCAACAGATCCTGCAGACTCTCTTCCAGTCCTGGATAGTGCCCTCCGTCTACGTTAGCTTCTACAACGCAGACGATTTGAAG GCAGAGGTGTCGTGGATTCCCAACAAGCATTACTCTGGGATTTACGGGCTGATGAAGCTGACGCTCACTAAGGCGCTGCCCTCCAACCTCTCCAAGGTCATTGTCCTGGACACAGACATCACCTTTGCCACCGACATCGCTGAGCTGTGGGCTGTCTTCGGGAAGTTCTCCG ACAAGCAGGTGATTGGGCTGGTGGAGAACCAGAGTGACTGGTACCTGGGAAACCTCTGGAAGAACCACAAGCCATGGCCAGCGCTTGGACGTGGCTTCAACACAG GGgtgatcctgctgctgctggagcgcCTGCGCCGGATTGGCTGGGAGCAGATGTGGCGGCTGAGGGCGGAGCAGGAGCTCATGAGCATGCTGTCCACCTCGCTGGCAGATCAG GGTTTCCCCTCCAACTCTTGGGGGCGGGAAGGAAGGTCCTCCAGAGGTGTCCAGTTCTCCATGTGCTCACCGGTGATTCTCTTCCAGGACATCTTTAATGCAGTGATTAAGCAGAGCCCAGTGCTGGTGTACAAGCTCCCCTGCTTCTGGAATGTGCAGCTGTCTGACCATACCCTCTCAGAGCAGTGTTACTCAGATGTCTCTGATCTTAAG GTGATCCACTGGAACTCGCCCAAGAAGCTGCGGGTGAAGAACAAGCATGTGGAGTTCTTCCGGAACCTCTACCTGACCTTCCTAGAGTACGATGGGAACCTGCTGCGCAGGGAGCTCTTTGGTTGTGCCAGCCTGCTAAGCCCACCCAGAAACCAA ctGCAGCAAGCCCTGGAGGACCTCGATGAGGATGACCCCTGCTATGATTTCCGCCGGCAGCACCTTATGCTGCACCGCATCCACCTGTTCTTCCTGCAGTATGAGGTCCTGGCCTCACCTGACCCTGCTGATGTCACCCTGGTGGCCCAGCTCTCCATGGACAG GTTACAGATGCTGGAGGCAATCTGCAAACACTGGGCAGGCCCCATCAGCCTGGCGCTGTACATGTCGGACGCAGAGGCCCAGCAGTTCCTGCGCTATGCCCAGGGCTCGGAGGTGTTGAGCAACCGCAGGAACGTCGCCTACCACATTGTGTACAAGGAGGGGCAGTTCTACCCTGTCAACCTACTGCGCAACGTTGCGCTGACCAACGCACAGACACCCTATGTCTTTCTGACGGACATCGACTTCCTGCCCATGTATGGGCTCTACGATTACCTCAG GAACTCCATCCGGCAGCTGGAGCTGCCCCAGCGGAAGGCAGCGCTCATCGTGCCAGCGTTTGAGACTCTGCACTACCGTCTTACCTTCCCCAAGTCCAAAGCAGAGCTGCTCTCCATGCTGGACATGGGCTCCCTCTACACCTTCAG gTACCATGTGTGGCCAAAGGGCCATGCCCCAACTGACTATGCCAAGTGGCGAACAGCCACGGTGCCGTACCGTGTGGAGTGGCAGCCGGACTTTGAGCCTTACGTTGTAGTGAGGCGTGACTGCCCCCAGTATGACCAGAGATTCGTGGGCTTTGGTTGGAACAAGGTGTCCCATATCATGGAGCTTGATGCCCAG GAGTACGAGCTGCTGGTCCTGCCCAATGCCTTCATGATCCACATGCCTCACGCCCCCAGCTTTGACATCTCCAAGTTCCGCTTGAGCGCTGGCTACCGGGGCTGCCTGCAGACACTGCGGGAGGAGTTCCACCAGGACCTGTCGCGTAG
- the LARGE2 gene encoding xylosyl- and glucuronyltransferase LARGE2 isoform X3 codes for MLRSWRGKLKLLLATVTLVILLSWLCVFVGSSEYGRSLLLSPCLGDRPSQDLEREALASQVRKVEEENLQLRLQLSQSRAQAGAVEGSDGSQQWAASFEDGDAPGDDRSNRTGCPKQQMVQKCELLHVAIVCAGHNASRDVVTLVKSILFHRKNPLHFHLITDSVAQQILQTLFQSWIVPSVYVSFYNADDLKAEVSWIPNKHYSGIYGLMKLTLTKALPSNLSKVIVLDTDITFATDIAELWAVFGKFSDKQVIGLVENQSDWYLGNLWKNHKPWPALGRGFNTGVILLLLERLRRIGWEQMWRLRAEQELMSMLSTSLADQDIFNAVIKQSPVLVYKLPCFWNVQLSDHTLSEQCYSDVSDLKVIHWNSPKKLRVKNKHVEFFRNLYLTFLEYDGNLLRRELFGCASLLSPPRNQLQQALEDLDEDDPCYDFRRQHLMLHRIHLFFLQYEVLASPDPADVTLVAQLSMDRLQMLEAICKHWAGPISLALYMSDAEAQQFLRYAQGSEVLSNRRNVAYHIVYKEGQFYPVNLLRNVALTNAQTPYVFLTDIDFLPMYGLYDYLRNSIRQLELPQRKAALIVPAFETLHYRLTFPKSKAELLSMLDMGSLYTFRYHVWPKGHAPTDYAKWRTATVPYRVEWQPDFEPYVVVRRDCPQYDQRFVGFGWNKVSHIMELDAQEYELLVLPNAFMIHMPHAPSFDISKFRLSAGYRGCLQTLREEFHQDLSRRYGAAALKYLTAERSL; via the exons ATGGCCGTTCCCTCCTATTGTCTCCTTGCCTTGGGGACCGGCCGAGCCAGGACCTGGAGCGAGAGGCCTTGGCATCTCAGGTGCGCAAGGTGGAAGAGGAAAACCTGCAACTGCGCCTGCAGCTCAGCCAGTCTCGGGCGCAAGCTGGGGCTGTGGAGGGGAGTGATGGCAGCCAGCAGTGGGCAGCCTCCTTTGAGGATGGGGATGCCCCAGGGGATGACAGGAGCAACCGCACAGGCTGCCCCaagcagcagatggtgcagaagtgTGAG CTCCTGCACGTAGCGATTGTGTGTGCTGGTCACAATGCGAGCCGAGACGTGGTCACCCTGGTGAAATCCATCCTCTTCCACAG GAAGAACCCTCTCCATTTCCACCTCATCACGGACTCGGTGGCTCAACAGATCCTGCAGACTCTCTTCCAGTCCTGGATAGTGCCCTCCGTCTACGTTAGCTTCTACAACGCAGACGATTTGAAG GCAGAGGTGTCGTGGATTCCCAACAAGCATTACTCTGGGATTTACGGGCTGATGAAGCTGACGCTCACTAAGGCGCTGCCCTCCAACCTCTCCAAGGTCATTGTCCTGGACACAGACATCACCTTTGCCACCGACATCGCTGAGCTGTGGGCTGTCTTCGGGAAGTTCTCCG ACAAGCAGGTGATTGGGCTGGTGGAGAACCAGAGTGACTGGTACCTGGGAAACCTCTGGAAGAACCACAAGCCATGGCCAGCGCTTGGACGTGGCTTCAACACAG GGgtgatcctgctgctgctggagcgcCTGCGCCGGATTGGCTGGGAGCAGATGTGGCGGCTGAGGGCGGAGCAGGAGCTCATGAGCATGCTGTCCACCTCGCTGGCAGATCAG GACATCTTTAATGCAGTGATTAAGCAGAGCCCAGTGCTGGTGTACAAGCTCCCCTGCTTCTGGAATGTGCAGCTGTCTGACCATACCCTCTCAGAGCAGTGTTACTCAGATGTCTCTGATCTTAAG GTGATCCACTGGAACTCGCCCAAGAAGCTGCGGGTGAAGAACAAGCATGTGGAGTTCTTCCGGAACCTCTACCTGACCTTCCTAGAGTACGATGGGAACCTGCTGCGCAGGGAGCTCTTTGGTTGTGCCAGCCTGCTAAGCCCACCCAGAAACCAA ctGCAGCAAGCCCTGGAGGACCTCGATGAGGATGACCCCTGCTATGATTTCCGCCGGCAGCACCTTATGCTGCACCGCATCCACCTGTTCTTCCTGCAGTATGAGGTCCTGGCCTCACCTGACCCTGCTGATGTCACCCTGGTGGCCCAGCTCTCCATGGACAG GTTACAGATGCTGGAGGCAATCTGCAAACACTGGGCAGGCCCCATCAGCCTGGCGCTGTACATGTCGGACGCAGAGGCCCAGCAGTTCCTGCGCTATGCCCAGGGCTCGGAGGTGTTGAGCAACCGCAGGAACGTCGCCTACCACATTGTGTACAAGGAGGGGCAGTTCTACCCTGTCAACCTACTGCGCAACGTTGCGCTGACCAACGCACAGACACCCTATGTCTTTCTGACGGACATCGACTTCCTGCCCATGTATGGGCTCTACGATTACCTCAG GAACTCCATCCGGCAGCTGGAGCTGCCCCAGCGGAAGGCAGCGCTCATCGTGCCAGCGTTTGAGACTCTGCACTACCGTCTTACCTTCCCCAAGTCCAAAGCAGAGCTGCTCTCCATGCTGGACATGGGCTCCCTCTACACCTTCAG gTACCATGTGTGGCCAAAGGGCCATGCCCCAACTGACTATGCCAAGTGGCGAACAGCCACGGTGCCGTACCGTGTGGAGTGGCAGCCGGACTTTGAGCCTTACGTTGTAGTGAGGCGTGACTGCCCCCAGTATGACCAGAGATTCGTGGGCTTTGGTTGGAACAAGGTGTCCCATATCATGGAGCTTGATGCCCAG GAGTACGAGCTGCTGGTCCTGCCCAATGCCTTCATGATCCACATGCCTCACGCCCCCAGCTTTGACATCTCCAAGTTCCGCTTGAGCGCTGGCTACCGGGGCTGCCTGCAGACACTGCGGGAGGAGTTCCACCAGGACCTGTCGCGTAGGTATGGCGCTGCCGCACTCAAATACCTCACTGCCGAGAGGAGCCTGTGA